In Bos indicus x Bos taurus breed Angus x Brahman F1 hybrid chromosome 23, Bos_hybrid_MaternalHap_v2.0, whole genome shotgun sequence, a single genomic region encodes these proteins:
- the LOC113881709 gene encoding histone H4, which translates to MSGRGKGGKGLGKGGAKRHRKVLRDNIQGITKPAIRRLARRGGVKRISGLIYEETRGVLKVFLENVIRDAVTYTEHAKRKTVTAMDVVYALKRQGRTLYGFGG; encoded by the coding sequence ATGTCTGGACGGGGCAAAGGCGGCAAAGGCCTTGGGAAAGGAGGCGCTAAGCGCCACCGCAAGGTTCTGCGCGACAATATCCAGGGTATCACCAAGCCCGCCATCCGTCGCCTGGCTCGTCGTGGTGGTGTGAAGCGCATCTCCGGGCTCATCTACGAGGAGACCCGTGGGGTGCTGAAGGTGTTTCTGGAAAATGTGATCCGAGACGCGGTCACCTACACGGAGCACGCCAAACGCAAGACTGTAACCGCCATGGACGTGGTTTACGCGCTCAAACGCCAGGGCCGCACCCTCTATGGTTTCGGCGGCTAA
- the LOC113881951 gene encoding histone H3.1: MARTKQTARKSTGGKAPRKQLATKAARKSAPATGGVKKPHRYRPGTVALREIRRYQKSTELLIRKLPFQRLVREIAQDFKTDLRFQSSAVMALQEACEAYLVGLFEDTNLCAIHAKRVTIMPKDIQLARRIRGERA; this comes from the coding sequence ATGGCCCGTACAAAGCAAACTGCCCGTAAATCCACTGGCGGCAAAGCGCCACGCAAGCAGCTAGCCACCAAGGCGGCTCGCAAGAGTGCACCGGCCACCGGCGGCGTAAAAAAGCCTCACCGCTACCGTCCTGGCACGGTGGCCCTGCGCGAGATCCGCCGCTACCAAAAGTCCACAGAGCTTCTTATCCGTAAACTGCCATTTCAACGCCTTGTGCGTGAGATTGCCCAGGATTTCAAGACTGACTTGCGCTTTCAGAGTTCGGCGGTGATGGCACTGCAGGAGGCATGTGAAGCCTATCTGGTGGGTCTTTTCGAGGACACCAATTTGTGCGCTATTCACGCCAAGCGCGTTACCATAATGCCCAAGGACATCCAGCTAGCCCGTCGGATCCGCGGGGAGAGAGCATAA
- the LOC113881597 gene encoding histone H1.1: MSEVALPAPAASTSPEKPSAGKKAKKPAKAAAAAKKKPAGPSVSELIVQAVSSSKERSGVSLAALKKALAAAGYDVEKNNSRIKLGLKSLVGKGTLVQTKGTGASGSFKLNKKVASVDAKPTATKVATKTKVTSASKKPKKASGAAAAKKSVKTPKKARKSVLTKKSSKSPKKPKAVKPKKVAKSPAKAKAVKPKGAKVKVTKPKTAAKPKKAAPKKK, encoded by the coding sequence ATGTCCGAAGTCGCGCTCCCAGCTCCAGCTGCTTCCACTTCCCCTGAGAAACCTTCAGCTGGCAAGAAGGCGAAGAAGCCTGCTAAGGCTGCAGCAGCCGCCAAGAAAAAACCCGCGGGCCCTTCAGTTTCGGAGCTGATTGTGcaagctgtttcctcctccaaggagcgCAGCGGTGTGTCCCTGGCCGCGCTGAAGAAGGCGCTGGCGGCCGCTGGCTACGATGTGGAAAAGAATAACAGCCGCATCAAGCTGGGTCTTAAGAGCCTAGTGGGCAAAGGCACCCTGGTGCAGACCAAGGGCACCGGCGCCTCGGGTTCTTTCAAGCTCAACAAGAAAGTAGCCTCCGTGGATGCCAAGCCCACCGCCACAAAGGTGGCAACGAAAACCAAGGTAACAAGCGCTTCTAAGAAGCCCAAGAAGGCCTCTGGGGCGGCTGCTGCTAAGAAAAGTGTCAAGACTCCAAAAAAAGCTAGAAAGTCTGTGTTGACAAAGAAGTCCTCTAAGAGTCCTAAGAAGCCTAAGGCTGTGAAGCCTAAGAAAGTAGCCAAGAGCCCTGCCAAAGCCAAGGCTGTGAAACCAAAAGGGGCCAAAGTGAAGGTAACCAAGCCAAAGACCGCTGCCAAACCCAAGAAGGCAGCACCCAAGAAGAAGTAA